Within the Gemmatimonadaceae bacterium genome, the region AGCTTGTCCTTGATCCAGGCGATGTCGAGGAACACGCCACCGTGTGGAGATCCACGGCCGGCTTTGACCTCGCGGTTGATGCAGCGCGCGACGTGGTCGCGCGTCAGCAGCTCGGGCGGGCGCATGGCGTTCTTGTCGCCCTGGGTGTAGCGCCAGCCCTCCTCCGGGTCCTTCGCCGTCTGGTTGCGGTAAGGCTCGGGGATGTCCTTGTACATGAACTGCTCGCCCTTGCTGTTGAGCAGGATGCCGCCCTCGCCGCGCACGCCCTCGGTCACCAGGATGCCCTGCACGCTCGGCGGCCAGATCATCCCCGTCGGGTGGAACTGCACGAACTCCATGTCCTGGAGCGCCGCGCCCGCGTGATACGCCAGCGAGTGGCCATCGCCGGTGTACTCCCAGCTGTTCGACGTGATCTTGAACGCGCGGCCGACGCCGCCCGTCGCGAGCACGACGGCCTTCGACTTGAAGACCTTGAATCGACCGCGCTCGCGGTCGTACGCGAACGCGCCGGCCACTCGCTCGCCGTCCTTGAGTAGCGTGACGACCGTGCACTCCATGTGCACGTCCACGCCCTGGTGCACGCCGTGATCCTGCAGCGTGCGAATGAGCTCGAGCCCCGTGCGGTCGCCGACATGCGCGAGACGCGGATATCGGTGTCCGCCGAAGTTGCGCTGAAGGATTCGACCATCCGGCGTTCGGTCGAACAACGCGCCCCACCCCTCGAGCTCTTTCACGCGGTCTGGAGCTTCCTTCGCGTGCAGCTCGGCCATTCTCCAGTTATTCAGGTACTGGCCGCCGCGCATCGTGTCGGCGAAGTGGACGCGCCAGTTGTCGCGGTCGTCCACGTTGCCCATCGCCGCCGCCATCCCGCCCTCGGCCATCACCGTATGCGCTTTACCGAGCAGCGACTTGCACACGAGACCGACCCGCGCGCCGTTCGCCGACGCTTCGATCGCCGCACGGAGACCGGCGCCGCCGGCGCCGATCACCAACACATCGTGTTCGATCGTCTGGATTTCGCTCATCGCGCGCCCCGCCCACGCGATAGCGCGGGGCGTCTCATAGCAACCTCCAGTCGTGCCAGATGCCCATCGAGCACAGGCGGACGTAGACATCCGCGAACGCCACGCCGACGAGGCTCATCCACGCCCACTTCATGTGCCATCGATTGAGGCAGCTCGAGCAATCGTAGGCCACGCGGCGAACCGGATGGCGCGACAGCCGGTCTAGGAACCCGCCGACCATGTGGCGAAAGGAGTGGCAGCCGAGCGTGTAGCAGGTGAGGAGCGTCGTGTTGAGCGCGAGCACGAGCGTGCCGACGCCGATGCCGAAATGCCGTCCCGCCCCGTCGTCGAACCAGAGCGCCTTCCAAACGTCGTGCGCCAGGAAGAACAAGAACAGCACCGCGATATATAGGAAGTAGCGGTGGACGTTCTGGAGAATCAGCGGAAGGTACCGCTCGCCCAGGTAGCTCTTCCGCGGCTCGCCGACCGCGCAGTTCGGCGGATCGGCCCAGAACGCCTTGTAGTACGCACCGCGATAGTAGTAACACGTCACCCGGAACAGGCCGGGGAACGGCAGGATGATCAGCGCCGGCGAAAACGGCAGCAGCGCCGGCCACCAACCCGGCTTGGGCCCGAACCACGCGTGCGGCGAATCGCCGAAAATCTCCGGCGAGTAAAACGGCGAGAGGTACGGTCCGTAGGTGTAGTGTGCGTTCTGGAACGCGGCCCAGGTCGCGTAGACGAGGAAGCTGCCGAGGAGGATGAAAACGACGAGGGGCTGAAGCCACCATGCGTCGCGCCGCTGCGTTTCACCGAAACCGCGGTGAAGGAGCGGGAGCGGTGCATGCGCCATGGAGTTCCGATGGGTTGAATGGGAAGGAGAACCGCCGAGCTTGAATGTATCGCGTACGAGGCTCGAATCGCGCCGGAAATGGACTGCGGACGCCGCGCAGCGTCAATGGCTCGAACGCCGCTCACGGCGTGCGCCGCGGGTGGTCCCGGTCGTCGAAGATGAAGGGGAATTCGATGACCTGAGCCACGGGGCAGCCGCGGATCGTCGCCGGGTGGAACGTCTGATCGCTGAGCGCGACGATCGCCGCGCGAGCGAACACGCTGGCGCTCGCGCGAACCACCTCCACCGTCTCGAGCGCGGCCTTGCCATCGCGATCGACGACGAATCGCAGCACGGCTTCGCCGTGATCGAGGTCGTCGGCGCGCGCCGCCTCCGGAAACGACAGTTGACGCCGAGTCAGCGAACTCGCGTCGTGAACGAGCATGACGGGAAACATCCCCTCGGCGAGACGACGCGAGTCATCCAGTGAATCGGTCGAAACGCGGATCTGAAGGTGCCACGAGCCGCCGAAAGGCGGGTTCAACGCGTTCGTCATCAATGAAGCGGTGCGAATTGCCCTGACCATCGCGGAGTCGAACCCCGGCAAGAGCGAGGCACGGACGACGACGGGTCCATTGATCGGGCCCGCACGAGACAATTCGATCCGATAGGTCCCGTGGATGCTGACCTCGCGCCTGACACCGGTGCTGTCCGTCGGGGAAGAAATGCGGAGCCCGCCGACGAGCGACGGTCCTTCGAACACCGACAGCCGAAACGGGCGTGGGGCCGAAAAGCCACGCAGGATCCGCGTTTCCATTCGGCCGCGGTCCACCGCCAGCCAGTCGTAGTCCGTCTGTTCGATGAAGATGAAGATCGCGGTCGACGTCGAGTCCACGATGGCGGCCCTGCTGCCCACGATGGAATCGCACCGGGTGCTGTCGGGAGCTCTCTGCGCGGCGACACGCCCCGCCGCCGACAGTGACGTCAGGGCAATGGCGATCCGGCGCACGATCGTCGTTCGAAACGAGCGTCGTGTCATGTCGCGAGCTCTTTTCTCGCCGACCCGCGCCGCCGTCGCTCGGCGAAAAACAGCGTGGCGCCTACCGCGTTCAGCCCGACCACCACCCCGGAAATCTTCACCGCGAAGCTCAACCAGCTCGTCACATCGATGATCGGGAAGATCGACAGCACCACGTAGAGGAGCGAGACCGCGAATCCCGACGCCGACGCTGCTCGCAGCCAGAGCGGCATTCGCTCGCCCTGCCCACGAAACGCCACGAGCGGAATCGCGAACAGCACGAGATACGTGAGCGCGTAGAAAATGCCCGCCGCGTTGTCCAACAGCTGAAACGCCTCCTGCTCGCCGACGCCGGCGATCCCCGCGGCCCCGAACAGCACCGACGCGATGCCGACGAACAGGATCGAGTTCACCGGCGTCCGGTATTTCGGATGGAGCTTCGTGAACCACGCCGGCAGAAGACTGTTCCACCCGGCGACCATCGGCATGCGCGACGTTCCCGTGAACACGATGCTCGAGTTCGCGATCGAGCGGACCGTGAGCAACAGAATCGCCGCTCCCGCCATCGTCGCGCCGAACGTGCTCGCGCCGAATCCGATGCTGAATACCTGCGGGATCGGGCCGATGAGGTTGATCTTGTCCACCGGCACGAAGGCGAGCACCGCGCTCGTGCCCAGGATGAACATTGCGGCGATCACCGGCGCCGCGATCAACGTCGCGCGGCCGATCGAACGCCCGGCGTCTTTCGTCTCTCCCGCCAGCACGGCGACGTACTCGAATCCGCTCAACGCGCCGAGCGCCATCTTGCCGAACACGTTCAAGCTGAAGAGCGACAACGCCGGGAGCGCGACGGCGAACGGGTGATAGTTCGGCAATGTCCCGCGCGCCATGTGCACGAACGGCAGCGCGATCAGCACGGCGAACGACGCCATCAGCGTGATGCTGCCCGCGTTGTGCAGCCATTTGCTCACCCGCAGCCCGAGCGTCGCGATGATCATCAGGGCCGCGATCAGGATGGCGTTCAGCAGCATGATCACCGTCTTGTTGCTCGCGAGCCACGCGCCGCTCGGCCCGACGATGTACGACAGATTCGTCCCGAGCAGCAGCCCGACCGATGCGATGAGCACGACGGCGTACAACCAGAGATTCCACACGACCATGAACGCCGCCAGCTCGCCGAGTCCGAGACGCGCCCACTGATAGAGGCCACCCTCGAGCGGCATTCGCTTCGAGAGCGCGATGACGACCGCGGCTTGCGGCAAATAGAAGAACGCCATCGCCGCCAGCCAGAAGATCAGCTGCGAATGTCCGAGCTTGGCCGCCGTTCCCACCCAGATCGTTCCGACGACGTACACGATCTGCTGCAGGACCAGATCGCGAAGCCCGAGCTCCTTCTTGAGCGACGCGCTCTTTTCCTCGACGCCGCTTTCTCGAGCGGCGGGCGATGGAGGCGATCGAGTCTCGACGGCGGTCATCGGCCCGTGATGGTGGGCGCGCGCCACTCACGTGTCACACGCGCTGATTTGACGTAATCGAGCTTGGGAAAACCGCGCGTCAGATACGCGTTCCCCTGTCTCGTGATCGAATCCTGCGCGGGTCCTTGGCCGCGTCCGCCCGGCCGCGCCGCTTCGCCGTAACCGGAGTACAACGAATCGACGACGCTCATCCCGGCGATCACCTCCGCCACCGGGGGAAACCCGAAGCCGTTCAGCGTGTCGAGCCGAGCGTTGTCCTTGAGGTTGATGTAGAGCTGCGTCGTCCGCGTTCCCGGCCCGCCGCGCGCGTACGAGATCGTGCCGCGCACGTTGCTGTGATGCACGGGTTCGTCGGCGATCGCGCGCACTCGCCACGCCGCCGTCCGTCGCGGGTCCGCCGCAAGTCCGAACTGCGCGACGAAATCCTTCACGACCCGGAAGAACCGCGCTTCGTCGTAGTAGCGGTCGCGCACCAATGTGTAGAGCCGGTCGGTGCCGTTCGGCGCCCACGCCTTGCGCGCCATCACGTCGAACGCGCCGCGGCTCGTCTCGAAGCGCACGACGAAGCTGTCGGGCACGGCGACGTCGAGGTCCGTGCTCGAATGACCCAACGCGCGCGAGCACGCTCCCGCGGCGATCGCGAACACCGCGGCGGCCGCCGCGACCAGCCTCCGCCGAGATTGGGCGCGATGCGACCGGTTCACTTGCTCGGCGGTTGCGGCGGACCCGCGGTGAGCGCGTCCGACACCCGTTCCCGCTGATGCGCGTTGATGCTCGTCAGCAACCCGACGAGGTTGGCGTTCTCGATCAGCGTTCGCTCACGCTTGATCGTCTGCTCCTGCGTCGCGTTCACGAGATCCTTCCGATCGAGATGCGCTTCGTCGGCGATGCGGGTCGCGGAGTCGGGGTAGAGAAACACCTCGAGACGCGCGAGCAGGCCGACTTTCACGACGAAGCTCGCGGCGCGTTGTCCGATCGACTTTTCCTCGACCTTGGCCGTCGAGTCGAGATGCGGCGCCAACCCGGCGCGCTCGAGCCGATACAACACGCTGCACTCCGCCCACAAGCCATTCGCCGCACACGCCGAATCACCCGCGGCCGCGGCCACCGCCTTCGGAACGGTGGAGTCCCGATTCTGTCCGGCCGACGCGGCGTCCGCCTTCTCCTTATCCGACCTGGAGCAGGCCGTGACGAGAATCGCGACGGCGATGACGACGAGGTCACGCATCGTCAGATGATGCCGCCTCGGCTGGCGCCTCCGCAACGTCGGGCGCCGTTCCGCCGGCCCGCCCGGCGACGATCGTCGCCGCGGCGAGATCCGCCGTCACGTTCGCCGCCGTCGCGAAGAGATCCGGAATCGTGTCGGCGCCGATCAACAGCGCCGACCCCGAGGCGGGCACGCCGAACGAGGGAAGCATCGTCGCGAGCAGCAATATGCCCCCTTGAGGCACGCCCGGCGTCGCAAAGCTCAGCGCCGCCGCGGTGAGCGCGAGCACGACGAGCGTTCCCGCGCCAAGCGTGATTCCGTCGAGCTTCGCGAGAAACAGCGTTCCGATCACCCATGCGATAGGCGTCGTCGCCCGGAGCACCGAGACCGAGAGCGGCAGCACGAAGCCAATGACCGGCGCCGACAGCTCGAGCGACTCCGCCCCCTCGATCAACGGCGGCAGCGATGCGAGTGACGAGCTCGAGCTCACCGCGATCGTCTGTGCCGGAAGCGCCGCGCGCGTGAAGCGCGGCAACGCGGTTCGACCGGCGAAGGCGGCAATGGGATACAGCAGAAGGGCGAACAGGATCACCGCCGCCGAATAGGCGAGGACGTAGTAAATCATCGACTCGATCAACGAAGAGCCGATTCGGCTTGCGGTCGCGAGCACCAAAACGAAGACGCCGACCGGGGCGGCGACCATCACCCAGTGGACGATCGCTCGCGTGGCCCCGGCGATGGCGCCGAAGACGTCGATGAGCGATTGCCGCAGACGTTCGTCGATGCGTCGAGCGGCGAGCGCAAAGAGGAGTGTGAAGGCGACCACCGGGAGCATCGCGCCGTCGGCGGCCGACTTCATCGCGTTCGCCGGTATGAGCGACGTCACCCACGCGCCGAAGCCCGGCACCTGATTCGCCCGCGTCGCCGTTTGGGTGGCGGCCGCGTTGGCTGACGCGCGGAGGCTGTCCACGGCGGCCGCCGACAGGTGCATGTCAGCGATGAGAGGCGGCCCGAGCAGAAGCGCGAAGGCTGCGGCGAAAAGGAGCAGGCCGACATATGCCCCCACGGTCGCGATACCCATGCGGCCCATCCGGTCTCCTTCCTTCGCGCTCGCGACGCCGACGAACAGCATCGAGATCACGAGCGGGAGAACCGTCATCCGGATCGCGTTCAGCCAAAGCTGGCCGATCGGCTCGAGGAAACCCACAACGCGAAGCGCGACCGGGCTCGCTGATGAGCCGATCGCGCTTCCGAGGATCAATCCCGCAATGAGACCGATGACTACGCGGTGAACGCGCATCGGTCCCGGTGACTAGCGCTTCTTCGTCGCTTTGCCCCGCGCGGCGGGCTTGCTGGTTCTGGCGGTCGCCTTCGCGCTCTTGGCTTTGGGCTTGGTGTGCGCCGTCGGTCGTGCGGCCTTGGCGCTCGCGGCCTTTCGAGCCGGACCCTTCTTTGCGCCCGCCCGTTTCGGAGCGGCGGCGGTCCGCACCTTTGACTTCGCGACTTTCTCGACGGCTGGCTTTTTGGCGGCGGCCGCCGGGGCCGCTGGTGCGGCTGCGGCTGCGGCCGCAGGCTTGACGGCTCCGGGAGGCAAAGGATTGGTCCGTGGGCGTCCGCCCTTACGAGCCAACTGCGCGTCGGCCAACATCTTCGCGAACGCTTCCTTCGCCTCCGCCATCAACTGCGAGTGGGAGATGCGACGCTCAGCCAGCGCGCGCTCCTTCTCCTGCCGATATATCGACAGGGCGGTTGAGCTGTCCATCTTGTCCGGATTATCGGGGGTCATTTTCGGTCCCCCAATCTAGCGAATCAGATGGTTCATAGGGAGTTCATCCGCGCGGCTTGACCGGTCGAAAAGCCGGCCTGAACCGCTCAGGACCCGCTATTCGGCCTGGCCGCCCGCCGAATCTGGTTGATCCCGTTGATCATCATCGCCAGCTCGGCCTGCTTGTCGGGATTCTCGCGGATGATCTCGTCGAGTAGCGCCGAGGCCGCGTCGTCATCCACCTGGGTCGGCTCGGCGGAGAACCGGCGGTTGTTCATGTGCCGCATCGGATCGATGTGAACCGGGTTCTCGAGTACCAGGTCGTGCCCCTCGTACTGAACCCGAACGGCGTAGAACTTCTTGCCGCTCTTTTCCATGTAGCTCACGCGAATGCCGTCGATCTTGGGCGGCCATTGCGGCAGCGGGCGCTCGTCGCCCTCGGTGGTGCGATAGGTCGTCGTGCCCGGCTGAAGGTTCGGATAGTTCGACTCGAACGACCCGTTGTACATGTAGGCGTGACGCATGAAGCCTCAGTTGCGGGTGAATGGCGCGATTTTGAAGTCCCGGAAACACACGGGCCAGCCGGCAACAAGATGTCCCGCCAAGCCGCGACGTGCCACCCTGAAACTGTATTCGCTGAGCGCGTCACGACCCAGTTACGGACCCCGCTGCGCGGCGCTTCCCCCTGTCCCGCCCCCCGCGCCAGACTCGCGATCCGCATCGAGCCACTCCCGCGGATTCCAAGTCACGGGCATCGCGCCAACGCGTTCGAAGCGAATGCGCGGATCGTTCGACTGCACGAGCGCCATGAGCCGGCGTCCGGTGAGCAGGAAACGCCGCGACGTTGATTCGATGCTGTCGAGGATCGTTTGCGCCAGATGCGGCTGCGCCCTGGCGAACGCGTCGTAGCCGCGAAATACGATCACAAAGCCGCCGTCGTCCGGCACCGCCAGCTCGCCGAGGCAATCCACCCACGCCATGAGATTCGGCGCGTAGTGCGTCGGAAATCCGAGCACTCGTTTCGCGTCTTCGTGAAAAGCGTGCGGCGTGCTCCAACGCGCCGCCTCGAGCTCCCGAATGACGTAGCGCTCCTGACGGAACCAGCCGAGGTCCGCCGAGAGAATCGAATTTTTGTGGTAGAGCGCGACCGCGCCGCGCTCCATGAGCTTCCAGTCGAGCCGCGCGGAGTCGGCGGGAGCCTTTTCCTTTCGCTTGAAGAATGCCATCAGGATCTTGATGCGCGCAGCGCGGACCGAACGTTGACGATTCCACGCAGGAGGAAGACCGCGGCGAACGCCACGTCGAGAAGCCGCGAACCCGACACGGTGGTGCGTGGGGCCCAGAGAGGGCGAATCGCGACGAAGGTCCCGAGGCCAATGAGGATGACACCCAGGATGAGCTTGAGGACCGAACCGGGCTTCACAGTTGTCGAATGAAGTGGAGCAGGAAGTACTGGGACGAGACCACCGGGACCGCCAGCGGCAGCAGCTCGAGGATCCAACGACTTGGCCAACGGCCGCGCATCGCCGTACCGGCGAGGATCTGCAGCGTGCCGAACGCCCAGGCCGTGTACAAATAGTAGGCGCGGAGGCGCGACACATGGCCAACCTCGGCGCGCCAGTACATCGCCAGGAGAAGGCCGCCGAAGGTCAGCAGCAGTCCGATCGTCAAATTGGCCACGCCGACCACGCGCTCGATCTGGCGTTTGGCTCGCTCGAGATCCGGTTCGGCCTGGATCACGCCGTCGTCGGTATTGAGGGTTCCATTTCGCGGTTGTCGATTTCCGCCACCTTCGTTCGACGTAAGGGTAAGGAGGCGACACGGAGCCGTCGACCTTCACCACGTTCACCTGTCTGGGAGAGAAGACCACCAATGCGCTACATGATGATCGTGAAAGGTCCCGAGGACTTGACTGCTTCCGGACCGCCGCCGGCGGCGCTCATCGAGGCGGTCGGCAAGCTCGTCGAAGACGATGTCAAGAAGGGCAAGCTGCTGTCGTTCGGCGGTCTCAAGCCGACGTCGTCCGGCACGCGAATGCGCATCACCAAGGGCAAGATCGTCACGACCGACGGCCCGTTTACCGAGTCGAAGGAAGTGATCGGCGGATTCTCGATCTACAATTTCGCGTCGAAGGAAGAAGCGATCGAGGAGGTCCGCAAATTCACGGAATTGCATCGCGACCACTGGCCAAACTGGGAAGGCGAGGTCGAGATCCGGCTGATGTACGAGGAGGAGGACGACGTGCGGGCGGAGCAGATCGAAGGGAGTCGTGTCCTCGAGCACGCCGGCGGCGTCCGCGGTCACGAACCTCGTTGAGTCAGACCGCTTCTACGTCCCGTCGTTCGACCCGCAGCGGTACCCTCGCCACGGCGCGATCGTTGACGCGCACGTCGAACGTCCACGTGCCGGCGCGAGGGAACCCGACGGTCAGCGGAAGCACGAGGTCGTAGGCGAGCGGCAATCCGGCGACCGACGGCGAGTCGAACGTCACCGGTGTCGCCGTGAGGTTCACCATCTCGTTGCCGTCCTCGTCCACGATGTGCACGGAGATGCGTTGCCGCGCGCCGTAGTCGAGCGGTTCGATATCGAATCGCACCGCGAGCGTGACGTCGATCTTCCCGGGTAGCTCGGTCGCGTAGCGGCAGTTGTAGACGCCGACCACGTCGAGCTTGCCGTCTGCGCGCACCTGGGCACGCTCGGCAATGACGGCGATGGTCGGAATCATCGAACGACTGCGCCGCGCAATGAAACGCGCCGAATCGCGGCGCGGCGATGGGCTACTCGACCCATCCTTTGGCACGCCACTGGTCGTATCCCTTCCGCGTGAGGTCGGCCAGCTCCTCGAAGAGAGCCGGGTCGACCGCGGTGAAATTGAAGCATGCTTTTCCCTGCATCCGCTTTTTCAACGCCGCCGACATCGCAGCGTTCATGCCCGAATACACCGGCATGAAGTGGTAGCTGACGTAGTTTTTTCCGATCTTCGCGGCCGCGAACATGATCGGCTTTCTGTTCACGCCGAGCGTGTGGGTGTCCAGATAGTAGTAGTCCGACTTGTCGTGCACGGTCTTGAGGTTCGGCGCGTACGGCTTGAGAAGGGTCTTCAGCGCCTTGAAGACCGGAACGAACTCGGCGCGCGGGGGCATGGGTCCATGGCCTTGGGGAAGGTCAAGGTACCGACGGCGTGGACGGGCGGACAGGTGGACCAACGCGACGGCTCGGCGAGGGATCGAAAAGCGGACGCGACGCGCCTCGTTCAGACCTCGAACCGAGCATCAGTTAACCTGTCCAAATTGTTCCGATCGGCCACAAAGAACTATTTGCCCGGCTCTGCCCGATGTATTACTTTGGGGCGCAGCGACTCAGCAGTTTTTGGCGAACACGTTCCGGAACGCATTGGGGCCTTCGCACTTCGCGATGGGCCCTTTTTTCGTTCAGGGTCGCCGGGGCGGCCGATTTTTGGCCGCTCGAACGTACCCCTCGTGAGGGAGTTCACGAAACCTGTGGGTCGGTTTGTACGGCATGCCCGCTACTCCGACGACACAACAACACCTTCTTTGGAGTTAGCAATGGCACGTACGACCGGCACCGTGAAGTGGTTCAACGACGCGAAGGGCTATGGCTTTATCACGCCCGAGGGCGGCCAGAAGGACTGCTTCGTTCATCATTCCGCGATTCAGGGCGGTGGCTTCCGCACGCTCGCCGAAGGCGAGCGCGTTGAGTTCGACATCGTTCAGGGTGCCAAGGGCCCCGCTGCCGAAAACGTTGTGAAGGTCGGCCACTAAGGTTCTCCCGAAAGAACAGCGCCGGATCGACGCGAGTCGGTCCGGCGCTGTTCTTTTTTGGGCTGGCAAAATCCGAGGAATCACGGCCGTCGCACTCTCGCCTGACGCAGCTTCCGCATGATGCTCGTGACCACCAGCAAGGTGAGGACGACCCACACCGCGACGAACGTCTGTTGAGTCTTTTCCGGTCGATCGGCGATGTGCATGGCGTAATAGACGCCTAGTACCGCCGCGTCGAGAACCACGACCGCGGCGATGAGCATGAGGAGATATTTCCGTACCTCTTGGGCGTTGACTGTCGGCATGCCGGCTTTGTGTCCGCGACGTAAGATATCTGCACCGCGCACTGCTTCCGCCAGACGATCTCCCAAAACTCCAACAACGCCCGCCCGCAAAACCGGTTCAGTGCCCCGCCCCGCCATTCTCTTCGACTTGGACGGCACCCTCCTCGACTCGATCGAGCTCATTCTCTCGTCGGCTCGATACGCCTTCGGCAAACTCGGTCGCGAGTGTCCGTCGGACGAGGAGTGGTTGCAGGGCGTCGGGATCCCGCTCTTCACCATGTTCGGGCGTTATGCGCGCGACGACGCGGATAAAGTCGCGCTGATCGCCGCATACCGTGAGCACCAGTTCGCCAACCACGACCGGCTGGTGCGACCCTACGAAGGAGTCCGCGAGCTGCTCGCGGACCTGCGCTCGCGCGGACACGAGCTGGCTGTCGTGACGAGCAAGTCCGAGTACCTCGCGATGCGCGGGCTCGCCCACGTCCGGCTCGCGCGGTTCTTCGACACGATCGTGGGCTGCGACTCCACCACGCGACACAAGCCCGATCCCGCACCCGTACGGTTGGCATTGCACCGGCTCGCGTGCGATCCCAGCGATGCGGTGTTCGTGGGTGACTCGGTGCACGACGTGATCGCGGGGAACGCGGCCGGCGTGGCCACCATCGCGGCACTATGGGGCGCCTTCGGCCGGCGCGATCTCGAACCCGGTGGTCCAACCGCTTGGGCCGAGAGAGTTTCTGAAGTAGCCGGATTACTCGTCAGCAGTCCACCCGGCGGCGTCCTCCTGCGGTGACAAGTCGCCGCCCCGGGTTCAAACCTTCCGCGACGTGGCACCATCCAAGTGACTGCACGGATGGAGCGTCCACGCCAATGGCTGCAGTGGCCATCATCGAAGCACAGTCGGGCCCAATCGGCAGCAACGATACGGACGTCGCACGAGCGGCCGCCGGGGACCGGCGCGCATTCGAGCGGGTCTACCACATCCACGTCAACCGGGTGTTTTCGCTTTGCACGCGGATGACTGGCGACCGGACGCGAGCTGAAGAGCTCACTCAGGACGTCTTCGTTCGTGCGTGGGAAAAGCTGAACCTGTTCCGCGGTGAAAGCTCGTTCTCGACGTGGCTGCACCGGCTCACGGTGAACGTCGTGCTCAATGCGCGAAAGACCGACAGCCGCATGCGGTCACGGGTCGAAGAGACGGACGACGACGACGGGGGAATCGATGCCCTGCCAGGCACGATCGGTTCTCCCCTCGCTCCCGGCGATCTCCTCGACCTCGAGGAAGCGATCACCAAGCTGCCGCCGGGCGCGCGCCGCGTGTTCGTGTTGCATGACGTCGAGGGCTACAAGCACGAAGAAATCGCCGAGATGCTCGGCGTAACATCGGGAGCCACCAAAGCGCAGTTGCACCGAGCGCGGCTCCTGTTGCGGGAGGCATTGAATCGATGACGCATCCGACAATCACCTGTGACGGGTTCAACGAGCAGCTCGCCGATTTCCTCGAGCGAGCCGTCTCCGAGCCGACGCGCGCCGCGATGGAATCGCACGCCGTAGGCTGCGACGACTGCGGTCCGCTGCTCGCCGATCTGCGCCGGCTACGCATCGACGCAACGAACCTCCCCGAGCTCACGCCCAGTCGCGACCTCTGGTCCGGCATCGAAAGCCGCATCCAGGCGCCTGTGCTCTCGCTCCCCGGCGCGCGCGACGTGCGCATTCGCCGCTGGCGAAATCCCCTCGTCCTCGGCCTCGCCGCCGCGGGACTGGTCGCGGTTACGGCGACGGTCACGCACTGGGCGGAGAGTGGTGGGCCGGTCGGCCAGTTGGCGGGAAGGCCGGAAACGAATAGCGCTCACGCGCCGACGGGTTCTCCGCCTGCCGTTGCGGCGCTTCCGGATTCCGCAGTCGCTCGCTCGCAATTTCCCGCGCCGGCGTCCCGCTCTTCCGGCCCAGCGGCCGAGCGGCCCAGCGGTCTATCGGTCCACCGGTCCACCGGTCAACCCGCTTCCCCGGTCCGCCTCGCCTCCAACAAACCCTCCGCCGAGCAGACCTACGATCGCGAGATCGCGGGGCTGCTCGTCGTCTACAACCAGCGGCGGCCCGACCTCGACTCGACGACCGTCGCCGTCGTGAAACGAAATCTCAAGATCATCGACGACGCGATCGCGCAGACGAAGCAGGCGCTGCGCCGCGATCCGGCAAGTCAATTCCTAATGGAGTCCCTGAACGACGCGTTCGACACCAAGGTCCAACTGCTCCGCAAGGTGGCGATGCTGCCGTCGGGAACGTGAGCATTCTCAGATGACCATGCACGACCTATCGCGGCGATGCCGCCGCACCGCGCCACTCCTCATCGCGTTCGCCGCGCTCGCGGCCTCCGCCGGCAACGCCGGCGCTCAGCAACGCAGCCGGT harbors:
- a CDS encoding YciI family protein, whose protein sequence is MRYMMIVKGPEDLTASGPPPAALIEAVGKLVEDDVKKGKLLSFGGLKPTSSGTRMRITKGKIVTTDGPFTESKEVIGGFSIYNFASKEEAIEEVRKFTELHRDHWPNWEGEVEIRLMYEEEDDVRAEQIEGSRVLEHAGGVRGHEPR
- a CDS encoding cold shock domain-containing protein, translating into MARTTGTVKWFNDAKGYGFITPEGGQKDCFVHHSAIQGGGFRTLAEGERVEFDIVQGAKGPAAENVVKVGH
- a CDS encoding HAD-IA family hydrolase, whose product is MPRPAILFDLDGTLLDSIELILSSARYAFGKLGRECPSDEEWLQGVGIPLFTMFGRYARDDADKVALIAAYREHQFANHDRLVRPYEGVRELLADLRSRGHELAVVTSKSEYLAMRGLAHVRLARFFDTIVGCDSTTRHKPDPAPVRLALHRLACDPSDAVFVGDSVHDVIAGNAAGVATIAALWGAFGRRDLEPGGPTAWAERVSEVAGLLVSSPPGGVLLR
- a CDS encoding RNA polymerase sigma factor — encoded protein: MAAVAIIEAQSGPIGSNDTDVARAAAGDRRAFERVYHIHVNRVFSLCTRMTGDRTRAEELTQDVFVRAWEKLNLFRGESSFSTWLHRLTVNVVLNARKTDSRMRSRVEETDDDDGGIDALPGTIGSPLAPGDLLDLEEAITKLPPGARRVFVLHDVEGYKHEEIAEMLGVTSGATKAQLHRARLLLREALNR